The Nocardioides panzhihuensis genome has a segment encoding these proteins:
- a CDS encoding LacI family DNA-binding transcriptional regulator, whose protein sequence is MSTLDQPRPRRVTINDVAREAGVSVATVSKVINERYGVSEATSEKVLAIIDQLGYQSSLIASSLRRKSTGVIGVLVAEFEPYSAELLKGISAALDGTGYELLAHAGRTGAHNHTGWERRSLSRLGHTLIDGAIVVTPSMIITDETTIPVVAIDPHTGPDGPMTVDADNVTGARLAVDHLVGLGHRRIGFLGGRPDLRSAGLREQGYREALLDAGLSVSPELIGVGGYHPELAEAPAREMLSLPVGERPTAVFAANDISAIKVIEVAGSLGLRVPEDLSVVGFDNVPESRDATPPLTTVAQPLHEMGRAALGLLLELLEGKQTERHLRLPAELVVRGSTRRVGSS, encoded by the coding sequence GGAGGCAGGGGTCTCGGTGGCCACGGTCTCGAAGGTGATCAACGAGCGCTACGGCGTCAGCGAGGCGACGAGCGAGAAGGTGCTCGCGATCATCGACCAGCTCGGCTACCAGTCATCGCTGATCGCCTCGAGCCTGCGCAGGAAGTCCACCGGTGTCATCGGCGTGCTCGTCGCCGAGTTCGAGCCCTACTCCGCCGAGCTCCTCAAGGGCATCTCGGCGGCCCTGGACGGCACCGGCTACGAGCTGCTGGCGCATGCCGGACGCACCGGCGCCCACAACCACACCGGCTGGGAGCGCCGCTCGCTCTCCCGTCTCGGCCACACGCTGATCGACGGCGCGATCGTGGTCACCCCCTCGATGATCATCACCGACGAGACCACCATCCCGGTCGTCGCGATCGACCCCCACACCGGACCGGACGGCCCGATGACCGTCGACGCCGACAACGTCACCGGCGCGCGGCTCGCCGTCGACCATCTGGTCGGCCTCGGTCACCGGCGCATCGGCTTCCTCGGCGGTCGCCCCGACCTCCGCTCCGCAGGCCTGCGTGAGCAGGGCTACCGGGAGGCCCTCCTCGACGCCGGCCTGAGCGTCTCCCCCGAGCTGATCGGGGTGGGCGGCTACCACCCCGAGCTCGCCGAGGCACCGGCCCGCGAGATGCTCTCGCTCCCTGTCGGCGAGCGACCCACCGCCGTCTTCGCCGCCAACGACATCTCCGCGATCAAGGTCATCGAGGTCGCCGGCTCGCTCGGCCTGCGCGTCCCCGAGGACCTCTCGGTGGTCGGCTTCGACAACGTACCCGAGTCCCGCGACGCCACTCCCCCGCTCACCACCGTCGCCCAGCCGCTCCACGAGATGGGCCGGGCCGCCCTCGGGCTCCTGCTCGAGCTGCTCGAGGGCAAGCAGACCGAGCGCCACCTGCGACTGCCCGCCGAGCTGGTCGTACGCGGCAGCACTCGCCGAGTCGGCTCGTCCTGA
- a CDS encoding sugar ABC transporter permease, whose protein sequence is MSADVDDRPVADPSSPDPMPDNSLGGILRAYLTRLKGGEVGSLPAVLGLIALVVVFSTLRPEQFTNSFNFANLIGQSAGVTVLAMGLVFVLLLGEIDLSAGFAGGACAGVLGVCLTRQEWPLIPALLAALLTGAVIGLLIGLLVARLGIPSFVVTLAAFLGLQGVLLTMIGEGGTIPYRNDFINGLNNANLPLWLGWGLGIMCIVGYAASTYVTDARRRAKNLTVQPILLWVLKTGLLTVVVLAVVGYLSVERSRNPALTSLKGVPVSLVVIVGLLIVLTFMLTRTAWGRHVYAVGGNAEAARRAGINVFRVRLSCFILCSTMAAVAGIMIASRTNSVNPNTGGETTLLYAVGAAVIGGTSLFGGKGRVIDAVIGGTVVAVIDNGMGLLDQPQGTVWMVTGLVLLVAASVDALSRRRASATGHV, encoded by the coding sequence ATGAGCGCGGATGTCGACGACCGGCCGGTGGCCGATCCGTCCTCGCCGGACCCGATGCCCGACAACTCGCTGGGCGGGATCCTCCGGGCGTACCTGACCAGGTTGAAGGGCGGCGAGGTCGGCTCGCTGCCAGCGGTGCTGGGCCTGATCGCGCTGGTCGTGGTCTTCTCCACGCTGCGACCCGAGCAGTTCACCAACTCGTTCAACTTCGCCAACCTGATCGGTCAGTCGGCGGGGGTGACCGTGCTCGCGATGGGCCTGGTCTTCGTGCTGCTGCTGGGCGAGATCGACCTGTCGGCCGGGTTCGCGGGCGGCGCCTGTGCCGGAGTGCTCGGTGTGTGCCTGACCAGGCAGGAGTGGCCGCTGATCCCGGCTCTGCTGGCGGCGCTGCTCACCGGAGCGGTGATCGGTCTGCTCATCGGGCTGCTGGTGGCCAGGCTCGGGATCCCCTCGTTCGTGGTCACCCTGGCCGCGTTCCTCGGGCTGCAGGGCGTCCTCCTGACGATGATCGGCGAGGGCGGGACGATTCCCTACCGCAACGACTTCATCAACGGCCTCAACAACGCCAACCTGCCGCTCTGGCTCGGCTGGGGGCTCGGCATCATGTGCATCGTGGGCTATGCGGCCTCGACGTACGTCACCGATGCGCGCCGCCGCGCGAAGAACCTCACCGTGCAGCCCATCCTGCTGTGGGTGTTGAAGACGGGGCTGCTGACGGTCGTGGTGCTCGCGGTCGTCGGCTATCTCTCCGTCGAGCGCAGCCGCAACCCGGCGCTGACCTCGCTCAAGGGGGTGCCGGTCTCGCTCGTGGTGATCGTCGGCCTGCTGATCGTGCTTACCTTCATGCTGACCCGCACCGCCTGGGGGAGACACGTCTACGCGGTCGGCGGCAACGCCGAGGCGGCGCGGCGGGCCGGGATCAACGTGTTCCGGGTGCGCCTGTCGTGCTTCATCCTCTGCTCGACCATGGCTGCCGTGGCCGGCATCATGATCGCCAGCCGTACCAACTCGGTGAACCCCAACACGGGTGGCGAGACCACCCTGCTCTACGCCGTCGGCGCCGCCGTCATCGGCGGCACCTCGCTCTTCGGTGGCAAGGGCCGCGTCATCGACGCCGTCATCGGCGGCACCGTCGTGGCGGTGATCGACAACGGGATGGGCCTGCTCGACCAGCCCCAGGGCACCGTCTGGATGGTCACCGGTCTGGTCCTCCTGGTCGCGGCCAGCGTCGACGCCCTCTCCCGGCGAAGAGCATCGGCTACCGGGCACGTGTAG
- a CDS encoding ATP-binding cassette domain-containing protein, which yields MSPLLELRGVEKSFGAVQVLRGVDLSVRAGRVTALVGDNGAGKSTLVKGMAGIHLFDTGDYLFEGEPVKVTSPKDAAALGIEVVYQDLALCDNLDVVHNMFLGREMRRLRLVDEDTMEQRARETLDGLSVRTLKSVRTPVASLSGGQRQTVAIARAVLWNSKLVILDEPTAALGVAQTEQVLRLVRRLADRGLGVLLISHNLNDVFEVADDIAVLYLGAMVGQIEAASTTRERVVQAITTGAVPEGGAA from the coding sequence GTGAGTCCACTGCTGGAGCTGCGCGGCGTCGAGAAGTCCTTCGGCGCCGTGCAGGTCCTGCGCGGGGTGGACCTCTCGGTGCGGGCCGGCCGGGTCACCGCGCTCGTCGGCGACAACGGCGCCGGCAAGAGCACGCTGGTCAAGGGGATGGCCGGGATCCATCTCTTCGACACGGGTGACTACCTCTTCGAGGGCGAGCCGGTGAAGGTGACCAGCCCCAAGGACGCCGCCGCGCTCGGGATCGAGGTCGTCTACCAGGACCTCGCGCTGTGCGACAACCTCGACGTCGTCCACAACATGTTCCTCGGCCGGGAGATGAGGCGGCTCCGGCTGGTCGACGAGGACACCATGGAGCAGCGGGCTCGCGAGACGCTCGACGGTCTCTCGGTGCGTACGCTGAAGTCGGTGCGTACGCCGGTGGCCTCCCTCTCCGGCGGCCAGCGCCAGACCGTGGCGATCGCCCGCGCCGTGCTGTGGAACTCCAAGCTGGTGATCCTCGACGAGCCGACCGCCGCGCTCGGCGTGGCGCAGACCGAGCAGGTGCTCCGGCTGGTGCGGCGCCTGGCCGACCGGGGCCTCGGCGTCCTGCTGATCAGCCACAACCTCAACGACGTCTTCGAGGTCGCCGACGACATCGCGGTGTTGTACCTGGGGGCCATGGTCGGCCAGATCGAGGCCGCCTCCACGACCCGTGAGCGGGTCGTGCAGGCGATCACCACCGGTGCGGTTCCCGAGGGAGGGGCGGCATGA
- a CDS encoding sugar ABC transporter substrate-binding protein, with amino-acid sequence MNTHKIGRLMAVAAVATLSTASLVACGGSDDGGGDAGGSGGTDVGVILPDATTSPRWEAQDRPNLEKAFTDAGLEATIQNAQGDTAKFGQLCDSMINEGVKVIIITNLDSESGAACLKKAADAGVTSIDYDRLTLNGGASYYVSFDNVLVGELMGKGLDECITAAGKSGGNIVYVNGAATDNNAALFKSGYEKALEAKIADGTYRLVGDQSGEWDATKAGKVFDQMYTANGGKIDGVVSANDTMAGGIIARLKANKVAGKIPVTGQDASVEGLQNILQGFQCGTVYKNTALEAKAAADLAIALIEDDKAAADALATGTVEDTEAGRDVPSVLAEPVWVTKESVVSVIKDGQADAAEVCAGAIEALCTENGVPQ; translated from the coding sequence ATGAACACGCACAAGATCGGCCGCCTGATGGCGGTCGCGGCGGTCGCGACCCTGTCGACCGCATCGCTCGTGGCATGTGGTGGCTCGGATGATGGTGGCGGCGACGCGGGCGGCTCGGGTGGCACCGACGTCGGCGTGATCCTGCCCGACGCGACCACGTCTCCTCGCTGGGAGGCGCAGGACCGACCCAACCTGGAGAAGGCGTTCACCGACGCCGGCCTCGAGGCCACGATCCAGAACGCGCAAGGTGACACCGCCAAGTTCGGTCAGCTGTGCGACAGCATGATCAACGAGGGGGTCAAGGTCATCATCATCACCAACCTGGACTCCGAGTCGGGTGCGGCCTGCCTGAAGAAGGCCGCCGACGCCGGCGTGACGAGCATCGACTACGACCGGCTGACGCTCAACGGTGGCGCCTCCTACTACGTCTCCTTCGACAACGTGCTGGTCGGTGAGCTGATGGGCAAGGGCCTCGACGAGTGCATCACCGCGGCGGGCAAGAGCGGCGGCAACATCGTCTACGTCAACGGCGCGGCCACCGACAACAACGCGGCGCTGTTCAAGTCGGGCTACGAGAAGGCGCTCGAGGCGAAGATCGCCGACGGCACCTACAGGCTCGTCGGCGACCAGTCGGGGGAGTGGGACGCGACCAAGGCCGGGAAGGTCTTCGACCAGATGTACACCGCCAACGGCGGGAAGATCGACGGCGTGGTCTCGGCCAACGACACCATGGCCGGCGGCATCATCGCGCGGCTGAAGGCCAACAAGGTGGCCGGCAAGATCCCGGTGACCGGCCAGGACGCCTCGGTCGAGGGACTGCAGAACATCCTGCAGGGCTTCCAGTGCGGCACCGTCTACAAGAACACCGCCCTCGAGGCCAAGGCCGCCGCGGACCTCGCGATCGCGCTGATCGAGGACGACAAGGCGGCTGCCGACGCGCTCGCCACCGGCACCGTGGAGGACACCGAGGCCGGCCGGGACGTGCCCTCGGTGCTCGCCGAGCCCGTCTGGGTCACCAAGGAGTCGGTCGTGAGCGTCATCAAGGACGGTCAGGCCGATGCCGCCGAGGTGTGCGCCGGTGCGATCGAGGCCCTGTGCACCGAGAACGGCGTGCCTCAGTGA
- a CDS encoding acyltransferase family protein, whose protein sequence is MSAISDLRTPPTSPAGIDPNSPKSGQTRSPQASSRPSAGHISEIHGLRGIALALVVAFHLFGNGRVSGGIDVFLVVSGFLATRSLVGKAERGRVRLGEHYGRTFARLAAPALIVLAATAALMVAFIPQTLWTQTTREIIASATYTLNWELIASQLSYGAAGPSSTPVQHFWSLAVQGQFFLLWPLVVVGLALALRAVARGPLCDRLSLARVLFVLTAAAFTISFVYAIKVSGADQAAAYFNSLTRFWEIAAGALAALALRRLSLPEQIKPYAAWTGLALVVTCGFVMDGADRFPGPAALWPVAGALLVMVGSTPSPRGPRRLLETRPLRFVADISYELYLWHWPLLIVWLYYAGDERLTLVSAAGVLVVSTLLAWATNRLVTRQVQTYVIRPGGPRALVATLVSLVVAVGAGWSGLVAIDHSEDRAIAAAARLATADPYTTECLGAATLAASAAGGSCRNPDLRGELIPAVAAIGTDDDNRAPCWSFEERPVRFNACPNGAVEGYEKRLLMVGDSHAVAPVGALDLIGDQRNWRIDVAARAACHWNARPLGRNIADNRPACAEWNRQLEAYLRAPEQKDLDAIIVTHSARKMTQPLAGETPYESTVNGLVEAWSQRPSKKIPVIALVDNPMFEPDSAAYLRTTLGCIQRHSPETAGEACGRPRTDVLFEDPHRDAVALDPNAHLVDLTHLFCEDRVCPAVIGNVIVYRDGNHLTARYARTLAPYLGQELARIVA, encoded by the coding sequence GTGTCCGCCATCTCGGATCTCCGCACGCCCCCGACCAGCCCGGCCGGCATCGACCCCAACAGCCCCAAATCTGGGCAGACCCGCTCGCCGCAGGCCTCTTCCCGCCCGTCCGCCGGCCACATCAGCGAGATCCATGGTCTGCGCGGCATCGCGCTGGCCCTCGTGGTCGCCTTCCACCTCTTCGGCAACGGCCGGGTCTCGGGCGGGATCGACGTCTTCCTGGTCGTCTCCGGTTTCCTCGCCACCCGATCACTGGTGGGCAAGGCGGAGCGTGGCCGGGTGCGGCTGGGCGAGCACTACGGACGTACGTTCGCGCGGCTCGCCGCGCCGGCACTGATCGTGCTGGCCGCGACGGCCGCGCTGATGGTCGCCTTCATCCCGCAGACGCTGTGGACCCAGACGACCCGCGAGATCATCGCGTCGGCCACCTACACGCTCAACTGGGAGCTCATCGCCAGCCAGCTCTCCTACGGCGCGGCCGGGCCGTCGTCGACTCCCGTGCAGCACTTCTGGTCGCTCGCGGTGCAGGGCCAGTTCTTCCTGCTGTGGCCGCTGGTGGTCGTCGGGCTCGCCCTCGCGCTCCGCGCGGTGGCCCGAGGACCGCTGTGCGACCGGCTCAGCCTCGCCCGCGTGCTGTTCGTGCTGACCGCGGCCGCGTTCACGATCTCCTTCGTCTACGCGATCAAGGTCTCCGGGGCCGACCAGGCCGCGGCGTACTTCAACTCCCTCACCCGCTTCTGGGAGATCGCCGCCGGCGCGCTGGCCGCGCTCGCCCTGCGTCGCCTGAGCCTGCCCGAGCAGATCAAGCCGTACGCCGCGTGGACCGGGCTCGCTCTCGTCGTGACCTGTGGTTTCGTGATGGACGGCGCCGACCGCTTCCCGGGCCCGGCAGCCCTGTGGCCGGTCGCCGGGGCACTGCTGGTGATGGTCGGCTCCACCCCGTCGCCGCGCGGGCCGCGCCGCCTGCTGGAGACACGTCCGCTGCGGTTCGTCGCCGACATCTCCTACGAGCTCTACCTGTGGCACTGGCCGCTGCTGATCGTCTGGCTCTACTACGCCGGCGACGAGCGGCTCACCCTCGTCTCAGCCGCGGGCGTGCTGGTCGTCTCGACGCTGCTCGCCTGGGCGACCAACCGGCTGGTGACGCGACAGGTCCAGACGTACGTCATCAGGCCCGGCGGCCCGCGGGCCCTGGTCGCCACCCTGGTCTCCCTCGTGGTCGCCGTCGGCGCCGGCTGGAGCGGCCTGGTCGCGATCGACCACTCCGAGGACAGGGCGATAGCCGCGGCGGCCCGGCTCGCCACCGCCGACCCCTACACGACCGAGTGTCTCGGTGCGGCCACGCTCGCCGCGAGCGCCGCCGGGGGCTCGTGCCGCAACCCCGACCTGCGTGGCGAGCTGATCCCGGCGGTCGCCGCCATCGGCACCGACGACGACAACCGGGCCCCGTGCTGGTCGTTCGAGGAGCGTCCGGTGCGGTTCAACGCATGCCCGAACGGAGCCGTCGAGGGCTATGAGAAGCGGCTGTTGATGGTCGGCGACTCCCACGCCGTCGCCCCGGTCGGCGCGCTCGACCTGATCGGCGACCAGCGCAACTGGCGCATCGACGTCGCCGCGCGCGCCGCCTGCCACTGGAACGCCCGGCCGCTGGGGCGGAACATCGCCGACAACCGTCCCGCCTGCGCGGAGTGGAACCGACAGCTCGAGGCCTACCTGCGCGCACCCGAGCAGAAGGACCTCGACGCGATCATCGTGACCCACTCGGCCCGCAAGATGACCCAGCCGCTGGCCGGCGAGACTCCTTACGAGTCCACCGTCAACGGCCTGGTCGAGGCCTGGAGCCAGCGGCCGTCGAAGAAGATCCCGGTGATCGCGCTCGTCGACAACCCGATGTTCGAGCCCGACAGCGCCGCGTATCTGCGCACCACGCTGGGCTGCATCCAGCGACACTCCCCGGAGACCGCCGGCGAGGCCTGCGGGCGCCCGCGCACGGACGTCCTCTTCGAGGATCCGCACCGCGACGCGGTTGCCCTCGACCCCAACGCGCACCTGGTCGACCTGACCCACCTGTTCTGCGAGGACCGGGTCTGCCCGGCGGTCATCGGCAACGTCATCGTCTACCGCGACGGCAACCACCTCACCGCACGGTACGCCCGCACGCTGGCGCCCTACCTCGGCCAGGAGCTGGCCCGCATCGTCGCCTAG
- a CDS encoding RidA family protein, translated as MSDIRIATDQAPAPAHTFSQGVVRGGLIQVSGQGPVDPATNEYLFPGDVKAQTVRTLQNVEAILAAAGAGFEDVLMLRVYLTTRDDFAAMNEAYGEYIGSRVAEGGILPCRTTVMTGLPREEMLVEIDALAVAR; from the coding sequence ATGTCTGACATCCGCATCGCCACCGACCAGGCCCCCGCCCCCGCGCACACCTTCTCCCAGGGCGTCGTCCGCGGCGGCCTGATCCAGGTCTCCGGTCAGGGCCCCGTCGACCCCGCCACCAACGAGTACCTCTTCCCCGGTGACGTGAAGGCCCAGACCGTACGCACCCTGCAGAACGTGGAGGCCATCCTGGCCGCCGCCGGCGCTGGCTTCGAGGACGTGCTGATGCTCCGGGTCTACCTGACGACCCGGGACGACTTCGCCGCGATGAACGAGGCCTACGGCGAGTACATCGGCTCACGGGTCGCCGAGGGCGGCATCCTCCCGTGCCGCACCACCGTGATGACCGGCCTGCCGCGCGAGGAGATGCTCGTCGAGATCGACGCGCTCGCGGTCGCCCGCTAG
- a CDS encoding IclR family transcriptional regulator, whose amino-acid sequence MSQSLSRALQILIELGEGERSLDQVAASLEVHKTTAMRLLHTLEADRFVRRDDHQRYHLGSRLFALGTMALAQHAIRDVAQPHLARLAAETGGQAVHLAAYENGAAIYLAKVESTHSVRMYSRVGLPAALHATAVGKVLVADLPPGERDAVLAGIDFRPFTSRTIADSAGYRDVLARTREQGWAEDAAEHEDFINCVGAPVRDEAGRVIAAVSVSVPDVILPREGVRALVPQLLAATEAISADWAGRSS is encoded by the coding sequence ATGAGCCAGAGCCTCTCCCGCGCGCTTCAGATCCTCATCGAGCTCGGTGAGGGCGAGCGATCCCTCGACCAGGTGGCGGCGAGCCTCGAGGTCCACAAGACCACCGCGATGCGGCTCCTGCACACCTTGGAGGCCGACCGGTTCGTACGCCGCGACGACCACCAGCGCTACCACCTCGGTTCCCGGCTGTTCGCGCTCGGCACGATGGCCCTGGCCCAGCACGCGATCCGCGACGTGGCCCAGCCGCACCTGGCTCGGCTCGCGGCCGAGACCGGTGGCCAGGCCGTCCACCTCGCTGCGTACGAGAACGGCGCGGCCATCTATCTGGCCAAGGTGGAGAGCACCCATTCCGTCCGGATGTACTCCCGCGTCGGCCTGCCCGCCGCCCTGCACGCGACCGCCGTCGGAAAGGTGCTCGTCGCGGACCTGCCGCCGGGTGAGCGCGACGCCGTGCTCGCGGGCATCGACTTCCGGCCGTTCACCAGCCGCACCATCGCCGATTCGGCGGGCTACCGAGACGTGCTCGCCAGGACGCGCGAGCAGGGCTGGGCCGAGGACGCCGCCGAGCACGAGGACTTCATCAACTGCGTCGGGGCGCCCGTACGCGACGAGGCCGGGCGGGTCATCGCCGCGGTCTCCGTCTCCGTGCCCGACGTCATCCTGCCCCGCGAGGGGGTGCGCGCCCTGGTGCCGCAGCTCCTCGCCGCAACCGAAGCGATCTCCGCCGACTGGGCCGGCCGGAGCTCATGA
- a CDS encoding sugar kinase: MGSIGDVRVVCLGEAMVVLRPEGDQSLAEAQTLSRSVGGAEANVARGLAALGVRAAWVSRLGEDPFGDVVTDDLAVRGVEVEVQRDPDRPTGLYVKEPAPGGSRMHYYRTGSAAAAMDADLLDRPGVAAALASAEVVHTSGITVGILEEGSALVARLLELRDELGFRLSVDLNWRPALWTERSITPLLDLLRAADIVLLGADEARAALGVCTPDELRELLGERPRLVIKADSHAAGEHDPDGSAAHVPALQVDIVEPVGAGDGFAAGYLAALVDGVGAVGRLRQGHLVAAGVLAATGDHAAPPAAGVRARLLDCSGDDWAAIRVSAVGIDSPVLTSQEARSR, from the coding sequence GTGGGCAGCATCGGAGACGTGCGAGTGGTCTGCCTCGGGGAGGCGATGGTCGTGCTGCGTCCGGAGGGCGACCAGTCGCTCGCCGAGGCGCAGACCTTGAGCCGCTCTGTCGGCGGCGCCGAGGCGAACGTCGCCAGAGGTCTGGCCGCACTGGGCGTGCGGGCCGCCTGGGTGTCCCGTCTAGGCGAGGACCCGTTCGGTGACGTGGTGACCGACGACCTGGCCGTCCGCGGCGTGGAGGTCGAGGTCCAACGCGACCCGGATCGGCCGACGGGCCTCTATGTGAAGGAGCCTGCGCCCGGCGGCAGCCGCATGCACTACTACCGCACCGGCTCAGCGGCGGCGGCGATGGACGCCGACCTGCTCGACCGGCCCGGCGTGGCGGCGGCGCTGGCCTCGGCCGAGGTCGTGCACACCTCGGGCATCACCGTCGGCATCCTCGAGGAGGGGTCGGCTCTGGTGGCCCGCCTGCTGGAGCTGCGCGACGAGCTGGGCTTCCGGCTCAGCGTCGACCTCAACTGGCGACCTGCACTGTGGACCGAGCGCAGCATCACACCGCTCCTCGACCTGCTCCGCGCAGCCGACATCGTCCTGCTCGGCGCCGACGAGGCCCGGGCTGCACTCGGTGTGTGCACCCCGGATGAGCTCCGCGAGCTCCTGGGGGAGCGCCCGCGCCTCGTGATCAAGGCCGACTCCCACGCGGCCGGGGAGCACGACCCGGACGGGAGCGCGGCGCATGTCCCCGCTCTTCAGGTCGACATCGTCGAGCCGGTCGGCGCGGGGGACGGGTTCGCGGCGGGCTACCTCGCCGCCCTCGTCGACGGGGTCGGCGCTGTCGGCCGGTTGCGTCAGGGCCATCTGGTCGCCGCGGGTGTGCTGGCCGCGACCGGCGACCACGCGGCACCGCCGGCCGCGGGCGTACGGGCCAGGCTGCTCGACTGCTCCGGTGACGACTGGGCCGCGATCCGGGTCAGCGCCGTCGGCATCGACTCTCCGGTGCTGACCTCCCAGGAGGCCCGGTCGCGATGA